The uncultured Desulfobulbus sp. genome window below encodes:
- a CDS encoding class I SAM-dependent RNA methyltransferase produces the protein MEHTLTIHKLIHGGKGLGTLADGMVVMVPGALPGEQVTVRETKKHRGHMEAELITVDKTAPERITPPCPYYGQCGGCNLQHAEESSQLRFKEEILQESLQRAGIVLTPEQQGVPLASPQSFGYRHRIRLHLDHQGNLGYHQNATNQVVPIRRCLLAAEPINEVLETLVDKGIAAKLAGSIDALELLLSPADGALSLVFHPLRGVSAKSLAGYGSLLKDLVQHLVIEQKKGDQPYQQAAHLAQDFSVGELIYRLRWSTGCFFQVNVAQNARLIELTMEVAQKLERPFTLLDLFCGMGNFSLPFALSGAKIFGIDQNRESIAWAEANSDALDVETRYKAADVGQQLQRLVRKERTFDCILLDPPRQGLGKTAALLPQLSPQMILSISCDPATHARDLKAMMEGGYHLVQITPIDMFPQTHHIESLAVLERN, from the coding sequence ATGGAACATACACTGACAATACACAAGCTCATACATGGAGGCAAGGGGCTCGGTACCCTGGCCGACGGCATGGTGGTCATGGTTCCGGGAGCTCTTCCCGGCGAACAGGTCACAGTGCGCGAAACTAAAAAACATCGCGGCCACATGGAGGCAGAGCTGATCACCGTTGACAAGACGGCACCTGAGCGAATCACTCCCCCCTGCCCCTACTACGGCCAATGCGGGGGCTGCAATCTTCAGCACGCTGAGGAGTCAAGCCAGCTGAGATTCAAAGAGGAGATCCTCCAGGAATCGCTACAACGTGCTGGCATTGTGCTGACGCCTGAGCAGCAGGGTGTGCCCCTGGCCTCTCCGCAAAGTTTTGGTTATCGCCATCGCATTCGCCTCCATCTGGACCACCAGGGCAATCTGGGGTATCACCAGAACGCCACAAATCAGGTCGTCCCGATTCGTCGTTGTCTTCTGGCGGCAGAGCCAATCAACGAAGTACTGGAAACGCTGGTCGACAAAGGAATCGCGGCAAAACTTGCGGGCAGTATCGATGCCCTTGAGCTGTTGCTCTCTCCGGCCGATGGGGCGCTGAGTCTGGTGTTCCATCCCCTACGGGGTGTCAGTGCTAAAAGCCTGGCCGGGTACGGTTCTCTGCTCAAAGACCTGGTGCAACACCTGGTCATTGAACAGAAAAAAGGGGACCAGCCCTACCAACAGGCTGCACATCTGGCTCAGGATTTCAGCGTGGGCGAACTCATATATCGCCTGCGTTGGTCAACGGGTTGTTTTTTTCAGGTCAATGTCGCCCAAAACGCTCGTCTCATCGAACTCACCATGGAAGTTGCGCAAAAGCTGGAACGCCCTTTCACCCTGCTTGACCTTTTTTGCGGCATGGGCAACTTTTCTCTCCCCTTTGCCCTTTCTGGAGCGAAAATCTTTGGCATTGACCAGAACCGGGAGAGTATTGCCTGGGCCGAAGCCAACAGTGATGCTCTGGATGTGGAAACGCGCTACAAGGCAGCTGACGTGGGACAGCAACTCCAACGTCTGGTGCGCAAGGAGCGAACCTTTGACTGCATTCTCCTTGATCCTCCCCGTCAGGGACTGGGCAAAACAGCTGCGCTTTTACCGCAACTCTCCCCCCAGATGATTCTCTCAATATCCTGCGATCCGGCCACCCACGCTCGCGATCTCAAGGCCATGATGGAAGGCGGCTACCACCTGGTACAGATCACGCCCATCGATATGTTTCCACAAACCCATCACATTGAATCCCTGGCCGTCCTGGAAAGGAATTGA
- the lysS gene encoding lysine--tRNA ligase, translated as MENTSNLLKQRREKAETLAEAGVKLFSNSFKAPHPIADILPQGADLAAETHDESGHTFRIAGRVMSMRKFGKAAFFHVRDSSGQMQVYAKRDVLGVENYNLFKKWDVGDIVGVEGTLFRTKTGELSLEAKGLQMITKSLRPLPEKFHGLTDVETRYRQRYLDLIVNPESREVFQKRVEIIRLIREFLNNRGYMEVETPMMQPVPGGATAKPFRTHHNALDMDLFLRIAPELYLKRLLVGGFEKVFEINRNFRNEGLSTRHNPEFTMLEFYQAYSTYHDLMDLTEEMVSWLAHEVTGSMDISYQGVDVNLAPPWQRLTMEESLVKIGGIAPEVLADDEAVMALVKEKGIKLQPEAGIGKAKTELFELLVEEKLINPTFITSYPTEVSPLARRNEEDPSVTDRFELFITGREIANAFSELNDPIDQLQRFQKQIDERGDDDEIHPVLDKDYVRALEYGMPSAAGEGIGIDRLVMLLTDSPSIRDVILFPHMKPEISE; from the coding sequence ATGGAAAACACAAGCAATCTTCTCAAGCAGCGCCGTGAAAAAGCCGAGACCCTGGCCGAGGCTGGAGTCAAACTTTTCAGCAATAGTTTCAAAGCTCCGCATCCCATTGCCGACATCCTTCCCCAGGGAGCGGACCTGGCCGCAGAAACCCACGATGAGTCCGGGCATACATTCCGCATCGCTGGACGGGTTATGTCTATGCGCAAATTCGGTAAGGCCGCCTTTTTCCATGTACGCGACAGCTCCGGTCAGATGCAGGTCTATGCAAAACGCGATGTTTTAGGGGTCGAAAACTACAACCTCTTCAAGAAGTGGGATGTGGGCGATATCGTCGGTGTAGAGGGGACCCTCTTTCGCACCAAAACCGGTGAGCTTTCGCTTGAGGCCAAAGGGTTGCAGATGATCACCAAATCGCTGCGCCCCCTGCCGGAGAAATTCCACGGTCTGACCGATGTGGAAACTCGCTACCGTCAGCGCTACCTGGATTTGATCGTTAATCCTGAATCGCGCGAGGTCTTTCAGAAACGGGTGGAGATCATTCGCCTCATTCGTGAGTTTCTCAACAACCGTGGCTACATGGAAGTGGAAACCCCGATGATGCAGCCGGTCCCCGGTGGCGCCACAGCCAAGCCCTTCCGTACCCATCACAATGCGCTGGATATGGATCTTTTCCTCCGCATCGCCCCCGAGCTCTACCTCAAACGGCTCCTGGTGGGTGGTTTTGAAAAAGTCTTTGAAATCAACCGCAACTTCCGCAATGAAGGGCTTTCCACCCGGCACAATCCAGAATTCACCATGCTTGAGTTCTACCAGGCCTACTCCACCTACCATGACCTGATGGATTTGACCGAAGAGATGGTTTCCTGGCTGGCCCATGAGGTTACCGGCTCCATGGATATCTCCTACCAGGGAGTGGACGTCAACTTGGCTCCGCCCTGGCAGCGGCTGACCATGGAAGAATCCCTGGTCAAGATTGGTGGTATTGCTCCCGAGGTCCTGGCCGATGACGAGGCAGTGATGGCCCTGGTCAAAGAAAAGGGGATCAAACTTCAGCCTGAAGCAGGTATTGGCAAAGCCAAGACCGAGCTTTTTGAGCTGCTGGTTGAGGAAAAGCTGATCAATCCGACCTTTATCACCTCCTACCCCACCGAGGTTTCACCGCTTGCCCGCCGCAACGAAGAGGACCCCAGCGTCACCGACCGGTTCGAGCTCTTTATCACCGGCCGCGAGATCGCCAACGCCTTTTCCGAGCTCAATGATCCCATCGATCAGCTGCAACGTTTCCAGAAGCAGATTGATGAACGTGGCGATGACGACGAGATCCATCCGGTGCTTGATAAAGATTATGTCCGCGCGCTTGAGTACGGTATGCCCTCGGCTGCCGGAGAGGGCATCGGTATCGACCGTCTGGTCATGCTGCTCACCGACTCGCCCTCGATTAGAGACGTCATCCTCTTTCCGCACATGAAACCGGAAATCAGCGAATAA